The region ctttctggttttttggccataacttttgaacaaaggagctatttcaattctgttttttgcattgcactctgctggacattccacatccaacgatgTATGGCACGACATGGTAGCTCTAAAAGCCGTGAAGTTAGCACGTCActccccagggtgcgtcaccccctggcatgtcacccggtgcggcccgcacccccacacCTCCCAGCGACGCCAGTGCTACCACCAGTACTCGcccggtgctagggcctgcaaatgtgcctgatagcacatttacaacagtgcacaccggcggtaagccggcgcacactgttcaggattgggccgtcaATCAACACCCAGTGAAATCTCTGAATTGGGGGCGAGAACTGAGCAGAGTTTCTAGTAGGTAACAGATCTCGGCATGTAGTAGATGCCTTTAGTCCTCCCCATGATTAGCACCAGCAGACAAATAATGCAAACTTGAAAATTGGCTGAGTGCAGAGTTTTTACAGGTTGGCTGAGGAATTCTTATCATTTGGAGTCAGAATATTGACACAGAACCTTGGATTTTGGAGGGAGAACCAGATTTAAGTAGTACTGCTTAGTTTTCTGTCCCTGTCTCTATCTCTCAGGTTCCCTGAAAGAAATCACCACCCACCTCATCCCAGTTTCTCCACAATTCTGTCACCATAAACATACCCTTCAGGCCAATGTTTTCCAGCTCCTTTTTTAATGCCTCCAATTGAGCTCTGCGGGAACGGCAACCTGCAAGCAGTTTCTTGTAATTCCTGTGCACCCCACACTCCCGGATATAGCGCTTTAACCGTTGAATTGAGGGGTGATCCTCGTTCTTCCCAGAATGCTCTCTGTCCTGCAGCAGTGGTGGGGAAGAGATGAAGGTTTTTTATGATGACTTGATTATAATCATATCCTGTTTtgcttccatcatggaactcaaggtgacATACATCAGGTGCCTACATGttctatcacagtgtttctcaaccagtggtacaggcacCAGCCGTGGTTATTGAggagatgtctggtggtactcgcaggatcCTGGACCTCTGCTGCCCAGTAACAAGACCAGAAACATGATGCAACAGcggcaggaggctcagctcacTGGGccaagctccaaagcatgcttttctgcattcaaaaaaagctctcccatccaccctgagcctcttcctggtgtcgcatctggccttccaactcagaagtaactggtgatgatgtcttccctagttacttccagtggtactttgaataggtggaccacatgAAATGGTATGGCAGAGGCCAAACCTTGACCAAACTGGTCTATCACCCAAGCAGTAAGGGCATTGTCACCCTTACTGTCAGCAGTAAGGGTGGGCTGGGACCCCTAATCCCCAGTTAGAGAACTGTCCACCACAGTATGCAACTCAGATGCCCATTAAAAGGATGTCATGTTTTCAAATAGCAATTTttagtttctctctctcacacacacacccacctccCCCACAGCATTCTTTATCAGGTGACAAAAACATCAGCAACTCAGCCACCATAACAACCTCTGCTACATCACACTGGCTGTTTGTCTAGCATTTTCATGTAGCCTTGAAACACTCCCATGTGTTGGGTGTGCCTGAAGAAGCCTTGGAAATACTTATGCAGCAGCCGAGCCTGCCAATTGCAGACTTCCCTTCCCACATCTCCTTCTTCACTGATGGGGAAGATTAGTGCTCTGTGGTCAGCCCTACAGCTGACCAGCTTTGCTCCGTGTGCGTTTTGCCTATGAGATGGATTGGGAGAGAAACAAAGACCAAGTAGCTTCAGAAATATGCTATGTATTTCACATGATCCATGTTGAACCAGCTCTAATTAGGTTCCTTCATAGCAGTTCAGTCGGAATCATGCAGTTAGActggcaaacacacacacacattcttagAATACTCCAATTCTCACAAGCACTCCCAGCCATTCCTGAACACAGGAATCAGGTGAAGAAACCAGGCAATAGAAGGAGGGAGGTGAATGCAGAGGAAGACACTATTTTTGtcatccacacttacttaggctTAGTTACGGTGTAGTCTGGCAATTAggccaaaggcttcatggaaTAAGGTGGCTTTTGAGGAAGAATTTAAAGgaaacaaaagaggtggcattAGAGAGGCACGTAACAAACGTCAGGCTAGTTGGGCAGGCTGAATTTATGCTAGATCATTATTTTTCAGAAATATGGAagatctgagtaaacatacaaaaCTTGACTTGGGATGAGTGCTGTGAATGAGTGCAAACCAGATATTTAAGACTTCCACCAGCTCACTCCACCTTACCTTTCCTCGATGCCGCTGTTTAGAATGGGAGTTCTCTTCTGAGCTGGAGCCTCCCTTCTCCTCATCCGATTCATTCTCCGACGCTTCCTTGCTATTCCTTCTCCTTCGGGGCTTTGGCGTTCCTTTCTTCTGCTGACCTTTGTGTTTCTTCTTTCCCTCCAATTCACTCCCAGAATCTACCTCCGATTCCATTTCACTGACGCTCTCTTTCCAGGATTTTGTTCTTCCTTTACTTTTTGACTTCTCACCTTCACTCCCAGACACATCTTTGCTCCGCTGTCTTATCATTCTTTTCTTTCGTCGATCTCCAACTTCACTTTTTTCGGACCCAGATTCGTTACTACTTACAGGGGCCTGATGGGTCTTGCTTTCACCCTTTCTCTCCTCGCCTGCCTCACTCTGTGATTCATCTCCCTCACTGCTGAATGTCACAATTCCCTCCTTTTTGTGGCGCAAGCCCTTGCTCTCGTCAGTGTCCCCTTCTGTTTCATCACTGCTGCTCACGCTTCTCTTGGGCTTATGCCTCCCTTGCTGCTTTTCAGGATTACAGTGTTTCTTACAGTCGCCCTGCTCTCCCTCCAGTTCCTTCCTACTCACATTCTTCCTCTGTGTCTTTGCcattcctccttttccaatctgcCTCTCAGGCTCCTCTTCATCCTCTGAATTACTCTCCAACCTATGGCCCTGCTTCCCTTCACCTGCTCTCCTTGTTTCGGCTTTGGGCACTTTCTTCCTCATCCGGCTGTCTTCAGGGTTATCTGAATTGCTCTCCAATTCCTCTACTTTTACGCTTTTCCTTCCCTGTTTATTGCTGGTTACCTTTCTCCTCAACCTGTTCTCCTCCTCCAAGTCATCTTCCAATTCTTCCCAGCTCTCACTCTCCTCTTGAACCTTCCGAGTTCTTTCTCTAGTCCTGATTTCAGCCTTCTGACTGccatcctcttccttctcttcttcaTCACGCCAATCAACAGTTCTCTTTGCATGCATTTTCCCCACCTGAAGTCTCTCATTTTCTTCTTCTGACTcactctcctttcttctcctctcctcaTTCATTTTGCTGTTCCTTCTTTTGCCTAGCCTGCCAGTCCACTTCTGTTGTTTACTGAATGCTCTCTTTTTCTGAAGCTTACAGTCTTTTAGCTCTGGTTCTACATCAGACTCTGTTCTTTGGCCCTCTTCTTCAAGATCACTCCCTTGCCCTTCTTTGATATCCTCGGACTCACTCTCTGATCTACCCCTCTGTCTCCTACTCTGATGCTCCTGGGTTGCTTTTCTTCCCCCTGCCTCTCTGCTTTTCTTCTTTGCACTTTGTCTGCTGCTCCGAGAGCCATCACTGTGATCTTCAGAGTCTCCAGAGTCTCCTTGGTCATGGGCACCTGGAAATTTCCCTGCAGGCCTTGGACGACGATAGACTGGCATTTTCTTGGAATCAATTCCAGAATCTTGTTCATCTGAGCTAACTTCTGCAAgataaaacaaaaagagaaaaagatgaCACCTCCTGGGATGGGGCAGGTGTTGGTTTACCAGCTCTGTAACTCAACACTCATCTGGTTACCTGTGGCAAACAACAGTTGTTCTCAGGTAACCAGAGTACCATCATAATGGCTGCTGGAATCAAGAAATGCACGTAGCCTCCACAGTACTGCCCTGCAACACAGAACAGCACTGTGAAGACTGGACTTCATTTCCGTTTCAATCAAGTGCACAAACAAGACAGGGGCGCTATTGATTACAAGACCTGCAATCCAGGTGACATACTGTCAGTCTGTTCTAGAGGGGTTGCACTCCCTTTGAAGGAAGAGGTTCACAGTTTGGCAGTGCCCCTGGGCACACCTTTTTGCCTGGTTGCCCAGGTGTTGACTGTGGCCCTGGGTACTTTTGTCAGCTTTGGCTGGAGCACCAACCGTGTCCTTTTCTGGATCAGACTTGGTTATCCATGAACTGGATGTATCATGTTTGGATTACTGTACAGCATTCTATGTGGGACTGCCTTTGAAGACCATGGGGAAACTTCATCTAGTGCCAAGTGTTGCTGCTTGTATGCTGAGTACTTTGAGGCATGGTGAGTGCATCAGACCTCTGTTTCATCAGCTGAATTGGCCAGCCCATATCTGGTTGTTTTGCCATACactgatttttacttttaaaagatCTAACCAGCTTGGAACCAGAATATCTGAAggattgcctcctccccactgtaTGGAATCACCTGTCTCTTCAGATCAACCAATGGTGACACATGAAAGCGGTAGTGTAGTGGCACCCAGTTTGTGCAATGTTGTGACCCAGGAAGTGAGGATTTGACACTGTTCTCGGAAAGGCTGAAGACTTCTTTCCTTCATTTAGCTTTTGGGACTTGAGTTTTTTTGTCTAACGGATATGCTGCTCTAATATTTTTTATTAATGATATTGTTCTGGTACTTTTTTTGGGGAGAGGCAGGATTTGGTTGGCACTGTTTATCATTCTTTGCTGGGTTGTGTTATGATTTGTTTTCTATATGTTGTTAACAACCATGAGTGCCTCTCTCCTGGGaggtgaaaagcaggatataaatatcttAAATTAAATACATTGGCTGATTCTCTCTTCTGTATATTCTTTTTTTATTCGAAGGGTTGCCCTTCCCTTTTGAACCTGCCTATGACCAGTTCTGTGTCAGGGTACTCCTCTAGGCACCCCTGTCCTTGAAGGCAAGGAAGGTGATGCCCAAGTTAAGGAAGACCCTTGCCAGGCAGGTAGTTCACCTGGCACCAGCTCTTCGATGGTTCAGAAATGTAAAGTGTTTTCATTCTGCATGGTAGTGGTTTTTTAGTGGTTATTGCTTTTAACACTGTTTTACTGCCAGGTTCCTGTCATTTTACATGATGATATTTCAAAACATCTTCATCTATCTTTTTCAGAAAGTGTTTTATTGTTGGTTTTGCTATTGTCTTGAATTGATTTGTAGATGCTTTATTGAAAAAACCAGTATAGAAACATTTTAtgagaataaaataaatatacactTATTCAttctaatatttatttaaaatatttatatcctgtctttcctctCTTGACAGCGAGGCATTCAAGGCAGCCAATGAAATATGAACACAATACAAAATAAATTTCTACTCAGTTAAAGAAAATGCATTCCCACCATAAGATCAACATTAACCATAAATAaataacaagagaaaaaaaagtaaaCCATAAAATACCACCAGAAAACCAGAGAACATCTCTTACAAAGAGCTTAGGCAAATAAGGTAGGTTTAAGTAATGAACTCAGTAATGTGGGCATTGGCGCCTCTTGGGAGAGAGTTCTACTATCTCTGGTTGCCAGAGTCATGGATCAGCCACGAGTTGGTGCCAGCTGCAGCATCTGCATGGCACTGTAAAATGCAGGTGGGAGAACAGCAAGTGTGACAACAAACATGGCCTGCATGGAGAATAGTACCTCAGGAAGAAGACAAGGCAAATTCTCCCAGGCATACCAACTTTCCATGAGCAGGGATCTTTTCATAAAGGGgaacatttattatttttaattaatgacAACAATTACTACCACTACTCCTTTctgggaacccactggaagtaacttaCAAAATTAACCATGAATTATGGTGACACAACCCCTAGAAAGGACTGTACTTCTTGTGAGTCTAGATCGGTTTTTACTCAATAATCTATTTAAGGTAGTGGTTCGCAACCTTTAGgcgcctgtggaccactgaggcaaacattggaattgtcatggatcacgtgcaaccccttccatccccaccactcaaaaaaaatacaattcaacttggtagcccatgggggagtgctcagcgAGACActgaaatgccagctgcagggggttcattctctgccctctctggtggtccatggataAGCATCTCGTGGAGTGAGTGTTCCTCTACAAACTATCAGAAAGGATGAAGAATGGACCCTCCTGCAGCTGACACTTTAGCAAGcattggaccaccagagagggcagagaatggactacctgcagacgcagctgacacttcagtggtccatgaggaagcactcacttggtgagacactggaagtgatcaaaggtgatcactctttttcctgagaccttggggaccacttctcagggtctcacggaccacttgtggtccctggaccacaggttgggagccactgatttAAGGTTAGCGTTTCCATGAATTAAAGatgttaaaattattatttttcctGGCTTTTAATCATCAATGAATTAAATAAAATttcatataaaatatataaattacaTATACTGATCATAGACTTTCAGTTAGATTTTTTTATGAGGCTCCCAAAGTACAGGGGCAATTTTTATTAAAGACAGATAACTCTTTATTAAAAGGattttagaaaaggtattgattATTCTTAAAAGAAAAGGTCATTTTTCCTTGTTggcaaacattattattatttaattggcAAAGTAAGAACATGATTATAAATCCTAAAGTATACAGATCCAATCTACACAATCCCTTGCATGGATCATTACCCTTCTCTAAACCAATGCCCCAGcaatacaactttttttttttaagatggggagagaaaagagTGTGGATGTTATTTTAAATGTGTATTTCACCAAATGTGGGAATTTGAAACACATCAGAGGCAACCTGACTTTAAAAAGACACTGATTTCAGCTGACTGCTGTTTATCTCAGTTGCCTGAGCTATTCTCAGAAGCAACGCAACGTGAGTTTTGTTCTGAAAGACAATCTATCTGCAATCTTTGAGTACAAATCATCCTCTCTTTTGTAATAAATTAGAAAgcaaggtcatccaatgaaaatgAGTTGCTGTCCATTCAGGACAGACAGATACACTTCATCACATAATGCAGAATGGCCTCATAGGAGAATAAAACTCACCAAAGTCACACAGGAACCAAGTGTGGCATCCTAGaatgaattttatttattaaactgATATCCCTTCCTTTCTCCAAGCAGCTCATGTTTCTCCTCTGATCCATTTTATCTTCATAACAAACCTCTCAGGTAGTCACACTCTTTCAGCCCAAGTTGACCTTGTGACTTCATCACTAAGGGTGAACTTTGGTGTCCCCATCCCAACATCCTGATCACtctacagcactggttcccaacctgtggtccgtgagaccctgagaagtggtctgcaaagcctcaggaaaaaaaaaaagattgcctttgatcacttccagtgtgcttccccatggaccaccagagagggcgaagAAAGAACTGTCCACtgtcagcaacaaaagcagcaacccacaaatcttcactataaataatacatctaataaatctctcattattacaaatttaattgtatttttttgtgtgaaggGCTGGGGGTTGCACGCAGGGCCGATGAGAGGGGGTATAGAGGATAAATTGTACCTGTGTCCAGGATCAAAAAGTAGATGCCAGAAATTCCCTGGAATCTTATTTTTCAATCTCACCAGGGCTTCCTGCCCATGTGAGATGCTGGGTGCATGGTGGCTGTGGCTGCCACAAGtgtatgtgctgggccaaggaaggCATAAATGTCACTCCTTAGCAGTGTCAAAtttgggagaaaactggcctgtggatctgcttactacggaggagtgtatcaaggacacaACTGTCCTTGATACACTCAAggacagctactgcagaagtggtttgggaggtggacttagacctggaagatccaggttcaaattccctctcaaccatgaagcttcctgggtgaccttgggccagtcactttctttcagcctcacctacctcacagggttgttgtgaggacaaaaggaggggagcagctgtgtacattgccctgagctctttggaggaagggcggtataaaaaaatgtgaaaaataaataaaataataagtacattttggcccaaatcctaaccaactttccagcactggcatatgggttgtgtgctgcatcctgcagttgggtggcattcatggaggaatgtttgttcccttaccttggagctgcattgctcttatgtcagtgctggaaagcgggttaggattgtgccctttgattcacacaggacactttctattctagggtgagcctaaatatgatgatctaaccatctgcaatgattttctatatttaaaattttttatagaGATTTAGGAGTATagttggttttctgtattattgtatctagctacCTACACTGTGTgcgcaggtagacctgggctccacattgggaagcacagtagatcagggctccaaagactcttcctgctgttcaaccctccccctgccctgtttttccctcttcccacccctgttgccaccctccctaaCTCTGTTTCacaccctccccttcctctttgggaaggggcccaaaagaaacattgtacccctgataaaattcctcttggaggtcctggttgcatgtggtcctcaCCAGTTCCAATTTTCgtctcagtggtccacgggctcctaaaggttgggaaccactgctctacagtaatGCCTTTGTAATTTATATAGGTGACGGTATTCAAATTTTCTTGGAattccacatttttaaaaaattgagtcCTCAAtccactgatccatctagctcagtatgatCAACTCCCTACATTCTGTGCCAAGCAAGCAGACACAGCCCTCCTATCCTTAGTCAAAGATGCCAGTGATTTAACCATgtctttctgcatacaaagcagatgcTCCAACACAGAGCGAGGACTTCTGTCAGTGCACTAAACACTCCCTCTGAGCTATACATTGCAAGGGAAGACTGGTAATGGCAACAGGACACCGGTTGTGGTGgtgttggtgggggggaggccaTCTTTCAGGAAAGTTTCTCCACTATTTGGAGATAAAATTGGAAGCCAGCCTTATGACAAGATATTTCCTCCATGCCAGAGGGAAAACAACCTCAGAGAACATTTCAACAATGTGTGCCAATCTACAGCTGCACCGCTTACCATGCTCCTTCCCAGTCCGTTGCTTCTTCTGCTCCTGGCTGCTTTTGGCCTCATCGCCAGAGGTATCAGAAGTGCAGAGGTGTCTCTTTTGGCCCCCAGATCTGATAGGAGTTTGTAATTCAGTCAATAACTCTTTACTGCTGGGAGGATCATCAACCTGtgatacagtaaaaaaaaaataataatgaaggtTTCTCCACTGTAACAGTTCAGATTTATTTCCCGCTCTCAGATGGAACAAGGGGCCCAAGCTCTCCTCCCAGAGGTTTCCAGTTTGCTCCGCAAGGAAAAGATCCCCACTTGGACTTCTATGAACCTGCATCTGGACGAGTTCTTTCTCCACCAGCTGTTTCagtttttccttttcctctttggtTAGAGTCTCCTGCCCAACATGGGCAAGATATTTCTTCCGGACAATGGCATGGGTGAGAATACTGCAAGAGAAAGCGATTGGGAGATCGGTTAGCTCTTTGTCCCTTACTGAATGGTTATaccactaatggcccaatcctatccaactttccagcaccgctgcagccatgacaataggtgcgcactgcatcctatgctgaaGAGACAGTCagggacacctcctcaaggtaagggaattttgttcccttacttcgggactgcattgcagctgcattggtgctggacagttggataggattgggccctcaatcgtAAATGCCAAGGTGAGTACATAAGCCAAGACACAGGTGCTGCACTGtgaccagtgatgtagctagccATGCTAGAGCctggggcaaagttaaaaatgatgcccccccatgtcacacctggaagtgatgtcacttccaggtgtcacacttgcatttttttttaaattgaaaaaaataaaaaagtggccTCCCTGACCCACTCCCCTCTTGCTTGCCTCCCCCCAGGACTGTGAGCATCGACTGGAATCGCTAGCCACTCACTCCCCTTGTTCCGctgtctcctcccaccccagcacGCCTGGTCTCCCCCAAGCAAGGGGAGCAAGCGGCCGGAGACTGCAATCCCCACTGCCCCCTTGCAAAGAGTGCCAGTTTTCCCAGCAAACAGCGATCGCAAGGGAAttgcgtgggtgggtgggtggtcagACTGTCGCAGCCTGCAgctcagtgcaattgctaccctgcaccccctcttagctacgccaccgatTGTGACCATAAGTGGGGGTTGAAGTAAGCCCAGCATTACTGCCCATCAACCTCCTGTTACCCACCTAGAAAGGCAGTGCTGCACTTAATTTCTAAGAGCAGGAAGCCCAGGTGCCAGGGTTAAACCCTGCCTGGGACGTCACACCCAAAAGGCCCCCCACTGCAATTCCTGGTGTGAGTGGCTGGTGGTGTGGCTTTTCTCCAGCACAGAAGCCAGAGCAGGCTACCATTCCTGTCCCACCCACACCCCAACTGCAAGTATTGTGGGCTGCAAAAGATCTATTGATCCTAAGTATTGATCTGAAATAGATCTGAAGTGATGGTGCAGGGGACCCAGGAGTCCTGGCCCACAGcacttcctcccccccagctAGCAGGGGGAGCCAAGGAGTCACcagcccctgccctgccctgccctgccctgccctgcccagccatcacacctccctcccatcacACCTGAGATCAGGACTGCCCTGGAAGAGGCCCCTGACAAAGTCCTGCATATCCTGCTCCCCTCCAACAGTCTCAGCCATCCTTTCTTCCCGCCAACTGGCTCCTTCAGGCCAACATAGTCCACCTCAGTGAAAGGCCTTATGGGAAATGTAGTCCAAAAGTGCCCGTCACGTTGCCACGCCCTGCGTGATGGGAGATGAAGTCCTTTAGCGGTTGGGAGCCACCAGTGGGAGAGGCAGTCCGCCTTCC is a window of Tiliqua scincoides isolate rTilSci1 chromosome 5, rTilSci1.hap2, whole genome shotgun sequence DNA encoding:
- the HIRIP3 gene encoding HIRA-interacting protein 3, giving the protein MAETVGGEQDMQDFVRGLFQGSPDLSILTHAIVRKKYLAHVGQETLTKEEKEKLKQLVEKELVQMQVDDPPSSKELLTELQTPIRSGGQKRHLCTSDTSGDEAKSSQEQKKQRTGKEHEVSSDEQDSGIDSKKMPVYRRPRPAGKFPGAHDQGDSGDSEDHSDGSRSSRQSAKKKSREAGGRKATQEHQSRRQRGRSESESEDIKEGQGSDLEEEGQRTESDVEPELKDCKLQKKRAFSKQQKWTGRLGKRRNSKMNEERRRKESESEEENERLQVGKMHAKRTVDWRDEEEKEEDGSQKAEIRTRERTRKVQEESESWEELEDDLEEENRLRRKVTSNKQGRKSVKVEELESNSDNPEDSRMRKKVPKAETRRAGEGKQGHRLESNSEDEEEPERQIGKGGMAKTQRKNVSRKELEGEQGDCKKHCNPEKQQGRHKPKRSVSSSDETEGDTDESKGLRHKKEGIVTFSSEGDESQSEAGEERKGESKTHQAPVSSNESGSEKSEVGDRRKKRMIRQRSKDVSGSEGEKSKSKGRTKSWKESVSEMESEVDSGSELEGKKKHKGQQKKGTPKPRRRRNSKEASENESDEEKGGSSSEENSHSKQRHRGKDREHSGKNEDHPSIQRLKRYIRECGVHRNYKKLLAGCRSRRAQLEALKKELENIGLKGTPSLAKCRALKQKREEAAEVASLDLSNIITTEGRPRRRNVWSLYSKPQESPSSSEESPICRPVTDWSRLRGVISSDGESN